DNA from Frateuria edaphi:
GCTGGGCCGAGTGGCTGCATCGTGCCCTGGAAACCTACCGCATGCCCTCGCGCCTGGTCGGCCAGGTCACGGACGCGGGCATCGTGCCGCGGCGGCTCGCTCCCATCTTCCGCGATCGCGAGGAACTGGCCAGCTCCCACGACCTGGGCCACAAGGTGGACCTGGCGCTGGCGCAATCGGCCAACCTGATCGTCGTGTGCTCCCCCGCGGCGGCCGCCTCGCGCTGGGTGGGCGCCGAGATACGTGCGTTCCGGCGGCTCGGCCGCAACGATCGCATTTTCTGCCTCATCGTCGCCGGCGAACCCAATGCGCCGGCCGGGCAGTCCGCCGAGGAATGCCTTTCCCCCGCGTTGTGCGGCCCTATGGACGGCCAGACCGATGCGGAGCAAGACGAGCCGATCGCCGCCGACGTGCGCCCAGGCAAGGACGGCAAACAGGCGGCCAAACTCAAGCTCGTGGCCGGCCTGCTCGGACTGGAACTGGACCAGCTGCGCCGGCGCGAGCTGCAACGGCGCAACCGGCGGCTCGCGGCGGTCGCGGCGCTGTCCACGCTGGTGATGCTGGTGACCACCCTGCTGGCGATCGACGCGATGATCGCCCGCCGCACCGCCGAGCGCCGGCAAAAGCAGGCCGAGGCGTTGATCGGCTTCATGCTCGGCGACCTCAACGACAAGCTGGCGCAGGTGCAGCGGCTGGACATCCTGGAAGCGGTCGACGACAAGGCGATGGCCTACTTCCAGTCCCTGCCCGCCACGGACGTGACCGACGACGTGCTGGAACAGCGCGCCAAGGCGCTGGAGAAGATCGGCAGCGTGCGGCTGGACCAGGGGCGCCTGGCCGCCGCCACGAGCGCGTACCGGGCCGCCGAACCGCTGGCGCGGGCGCTTGCCCAGGCGGCGCCGGCCGACCGCGAAAGGCAGATTGCCTACGCGCGGGTGCAGGCCTTCCTCGGCATGAGTGACTGGTACCAGGGCCACCTCGAGGCGGCCGGTCGCTACTTCGCCGCGGCGCAGGCCACGCTCGAGCGGCTGGGCGCGCCGGCGCGCAGCGACCCGCGGGTGCTGTTCGAACTGAGCACGCTGGACAACGACATCGGCCATGTCCTGGAAGCGGCGGGCCACCTGGACGAAGCCGCCGTGCACTACCAGCGCATGCTCGAACGCTGCCGCCTGCTGGCCGCCCACCCCTCGCCGCGCAGCGAGTGGCTCGAACACCTGGGCGAGGCGCACAACAACCTCGGCAAGATGGCCCTGATGCGCGGCGACCTCCTTACCGCGATCGACGAGTACTCGGCGGACGACGCGATCGAAACGCAGCTGAGCCAGGCCCACCCGCAGGACAACGGCCAGCACCAGAACATGGCGCGCGTGCGCGCCATCCTGGCCCGCACGCTGGCCCTGGCCGGTCGCATCGAACAGGCGGACCGCGACACCGGGGAGGCGCTGGCGGTGATCGAGGACATCCACCGATTCGATCCCAGCCTGACCGACGCCAGGGAGAGCCTCGGCCTGTACTCGACCCAGCTTGCCCGTCTGCGACGCATGCAGGGCGACACCCGCTCGCCCCGCGCCCTGTTGGCGCGCGCGACCGGCACGCTCGAGGACCTGGCGCATCACGATCCCAGCAACACCGGCTGGCAGCAGGACCTGGCCGATGCCCGCATCGAGCGCGCGGCATGGCTGCAGGCGACCGGGCGCCCTGACCAGGCGCGGGCCGACGCGCAGGCCGCGCTGGCGGTGCTCACGCCCCTGCTGGCGGACCAGCCGGACGAACGCGCCCTGCTGCTCTCCACCGTGCGCGCGCGCCTGCAACTGGCCGACCTGCAGACCGGCAAGGACGCCGAAGGCTTGCGGTTGTCCGCCCTGCAGGACTTGCGCGGGGTCGAGAGCGGCGCCGGCGACGTCCGCCTGCTCGCCGCGCAGGTCGACGCCCTGCTCGCTCTGGGCCACATCGACGAGGCCCGTCCGCTGGTCCAGCGGCTGTGGTCCTCGGGCTACCGCGAACCGGCGCTGGTCCGGCGGCTGGCGCGGGCGGACATCACGTTCGGGCCCAACCCCGCCTTCGAGCAACGCCTGCAAGACGTCCTCGACCGGCGCGCACTCGCACTCGCGCGCTGACCTCCACCACCCCACGGGAGAACACCATGGATCACGTGCTCAACGTCAGTCTGGACAAGTCCACCACGCCCTGGCTGGTCGACATCGACCAGCACGGCAACGCCAACCAGGTCGGGCGCAGCCCGCAGCCGCAGACCCTGGCCTGGGAGCTGACCGGCAACGCCGCCGGCGGCGACCTGTTGCCGCTGCAATGGGTCGAGCCACCTCCGCCGGGCATTTTCGGCCCGCCCGAGGTGGCTGCCAACGGCCAGCGCATGACCATGACCGACCTCAACGACGACCAGGATTCGACCGGCACCTGGATCTACAGCCTGAGCCTGACGCTGGACGGCCAGGAGTATTCCACGCAGGGAACCATACCCACTGGCACCACGACCAATCCATCGATCAAGAACAACTGATCCCGTCGCACCGGCATCACCGGCGCGTAACGACGCAAGACGTACACGCACACGGCGGCCGTACCGGCCGCCGCCAGGCCCATCGGAGGCTGACCATGACCAAGCCACGCACCACCCAGGGCACCCCGGACGAACCGAAGTCGACCGCCGAGCGCAAACCGCCCGACAACCCGCCCGAGGAACTCGAGATTCCCGAAGACACACTGGCCGCGGCCAGCACGCGGGATCCGACGATCATCAATCGCACCAGCTAGCACTCGCCGCGCAGCCGAACGGCGGTTGCGCAAGGAACGGCGGCCGCCCCGGCCGCCGTGGCGCCTCCGGCCGCAAGCCCTGGAGCACCCATGACGCCCCTGGTGATCGGCGTGACCAGCCATCGCGACCTGCCGCCGGCCGACATCGAGGCCGTCCGTGCAGCCGTGCGGCAACTGTTCGGAACGCTGCGGGAATCCTGGCCTTCGCTGCCCCTGGTGGTGCTTTCCGCGCTGGCCGAGGGCGGTGATCAACTGGTGGCCGAGGAAGCACTGGCGCAGGGCGCGCGGTTGATCGCCCCGCTGCCACTGCCGCGCGAACTCTATGTGGAAGACTTCACCGACGCGGTCGCGCGCACGCGTTTCGAGGCGCTCTGCGGGCAGGCCGAGGTGATGACGCTGCCGGTGCGCAAGGGTCACTCGCACCGCGAGGTGGGCAACCCCGGCACCGCGCGCGACCAGCAATACGCGCAGGCGGGCGTGTACATCGCCAGCCACTGCCACATCCTGCTGGCGATCTGGGACGGCCAGCCCTCCGACCGTCTCGGCGGCACCGCGCAGATCGTGCGCTACCACCTGCGCGGCACCCTGCCCGGCCCGCCCAGTGAGGACCGCGACCCGCACCACATCCTGGCCGCGGGCGACGAGCGGCTGCTTTATCACGTGCTCTGCGGGCGGGCAGACCTGGCCGACGATTCACGCCCGGCGGTCACGGCTTCCTGGCGGCATGCCCTGGCGGCGACGCCCGAAGACCACCTGCCGGCGCCGTTCCGGCTGATGTTCGACCGCATGGCCGAATTCAACGACGAATGCACCACGTACGCCGACGCGATCGATGCATCGACGCGCCCCGGCGTGCACGTCGATCCCGCCACGCCGGCCACGGCCCGCATGGGCATCGAGCGCACCTTCCACGAAGCGGACTGGCTGGCCATGCACTTCCAGCACCGCGTGCTGCTGGCCATGCGCACCATCTACACGCTGGCTGCCCTGATGGGCATCGCCTTCACCTGCTACGCGCACTTCGCCGAGCAGAACTACCTGATCTACCTGTTTTTGCTGCTGTTCGCCCTCGGCACCACCATGACCGCGATCGCCAAGCGTCGCGGCTGGCATCGCAAGTACCTCGATTACCGGGCGTTGGCCGAAGGGCTGCGCATCCAGTCGTACTGGCGGCGCGCCGGCATCTCATTGACGCGCGACCACGCCTTCGCGCACGACGACTTCCTGCAGCGCCAGAACGTCGAGCTGGGCTGGATCCGTAATGTGATGCGCGCCTCGGGCCTGCCGCCCAGCTACGCGCCGCCGGCGAACGCGGCCGAACTGGCCGGCGTGATCGCCGAGTGGGTGGGCGAGCCGGGCCGCTCGGGCCAGCTGCATTACTACGAGCGCAAGAGCATCGAATGCGCCGGGCTGCATCGCGTGACCGAGGCACTGGGCGCGCTGAGCCTGTGGGGCGGCGTGTCGATCAGCGTGTTGCTGGCGGTGTTCGCGTTGCGCCTGGAGGATGAAACCAAGGCCGGCCTGGTCGCGGTGATGGGCATCCTCTCGATCATCGCCGCCGTGCGCCAGGCGTACGCCTACCGCAAGGCCGACAAGGTGCTGCTGAAACAGTACCGCTTCATGGAGCGCATCCTCGGTACCGCGCGCTCCGCGCTGGACCAGACCGACGACCCGGCCGAACAACGCTCCATCCTGCGCGCGCTCGGCCACGCCGCGCTGACCGAGCACGCCGAGTGGACCCTGATGCAACGCGAACGGCAGGTCGAGCACGGGCCGATGTAGCCCGCGCCGCCCAAGCTCATTCCACCGTGACCGACTTGGCGAGGTTGCGCGGCTGGTCGACGTCCGTGCCGCGCAGCACGGCGACGTGGTAGGCGAGCAACTGCAGCGGCACGGTGAACACGGCCGGCGCGATGAAGTCGCCGCCGCCGTCGATGCGCAGGGTGGTGCCGGTGGCGTTGCCCGCATCCATCGGCGCGTCGCCATCGGCGAACACGATCAGCCGGCCGCCGCGGGCGCGCACTTCCTGCAGGTTGGATTTGAGCTTGTCCAGCAGCGGGCCGTTGGGCGCCACCGCGACCACCGGCATGGCTTCGTCGACCAGCGCCAGCGGACCATGCTTGAGCTCGCCGGCGGGATAGGCCTCGGCGTGGATGTAGGAGATTTCCTTGAGCTTGAGCGAGCCCTCCAGCGCGACCGGAAACTGTGCGCCGCGGCCCAGGAACAGCGCGTGTTCCAGGGGCACGAACAAGGCCGCCAGTTCCACGATCTGCGGTTCCAGTTGGAGCGCCTCCTCGATCGCGCGCGGCAGGTGCGCCAGCTGCGCGCACAGGTCGGCGTAGCGCGCCTTGTCCAGCCCGCGCTGCTCGGCCAGCTTCAGGCACAGCAGCGCGAGCGCGGCGAGCTGGGTGGTGAACGCCTTGGTCGAGGCCACGCCGATCTCGGGACCCGCGCGCGTCATCAGCTTGAGGTCCGCCTCGCGCACCACCGAGGACTCCGGCACGTTGCAGATCGCCAGCGTGGCCAGGTAGCCGCGGCGGCGTGATTCACGCATCGCCGCCAGCGTGTCGGCGGTTTCGCCGGACTGCGAGATCGCCACGAACAGGGTGTCGGCCGGAACCACCGTGTCGCGGTAACGGTATTCGCTGGCCACTTCGACGTTGACCGGCAGGCGCGCGTGTTCCTCGATCCAGTACTTGGCGACCAGGCCGGCGTGGTAGCTGGTGCCGCAGGCGACGATGTGGATACCCTTCACCTTCGCCAGCAGCTCGTCGCCGCCGACGCCGAAGATGTTCGGCAGCACGCCGTGCGGGCCGATGCGCGCCTCCAGCGTGTCGTTGACCGCGCGCGGTTGCTCGTGGATTTCCTTCTGCATGTAATGGCGGTAGTCGCCACGCTCGACCGCGTCCGTCGACAGCTCGCTCTGGTGCACCGCGCGCTCGACCGGCGTGCCGTCCAGGCCGTAGACCTGCACGCTGTCGCGGGTGATCTCCACCACGTCGTCCTCGTCCAGGTAGAGCATGCGATTGGTGACCTGGATCAGCGCCTGCGCGTCGGAGCCCAGGAAGTTCTCGCCGATGCCGATGCCGACCAGCAACGGCGCGCCGCGGCGGGCGCCAACCACGTGGCCGGGCTCGTCGCGGCTGATCACGGCGATGGCGTAGGCGCCCTCCAGCGAACGCACGGTGGCGAGCACCGCCTCGCGCAGCTGCATGCCGCCGGCGATGCGCTCCTCGATCAGCGCGGCCATCACCTCGGTGTCGGTCTCGGAGGTGAACACGTGGCCGCGCGCCTGCAGTTCGGCGCGCAGGTCGGCGTAGTTCTCGATGATGCCGTTGTGCACCAGTGCGACGCGGCCGACCATGTGCGGATGGGCATTGGCCTCGTTCGGCACGCCATGGGTGGCCCAGCGCGTGTGCGCGATGCCGGTGCCGCCGCGCAGCGGGTCGGCCAGGTACAGCGCCTCCATCTCGCGCACCTTGCCCTTGGCGCGCACGCGGCGCACCTGTCCGGCTTCGAGCACGGCCAGGCCGGCGGAGTCGTAGCCGCGGTATTCGAGCGCCTTGAGGCCGGCGATCAGCAGCGGGGCGACGTCGCGCTGGGCGGTGGCGGCAACGATTCCACACATGGGGTCAGGCTTCCTTCGGGGCGAGGGCGGAGCGTAGTTACGGTTTCGCGAAGACGGCGTCGCGACGGCGCTTAGTGCACCTTGCGCCGCAGGTAGTTCAAAAGGTCGATGCGGGTGATCAGGCCCAGGAACTGGTCGCCGTCGACCACGATCGCCACGTGCCCGCGCTCGAACACCGGCAGCAGCGCCTCGATCGGCGAGTGCACGTCAAGCTTGGTGAGCGAGGTGATCATCGCGGTGGAGACCGGGTCGCGGAAGCGCACCTCGTTGGCGTGCACGTGCATCAGCACGTCCGACTCGTCCAGGATGCCGACCAGCTTCTGGCCGTCCATCACCGGCAGCTGCGAGACGTCGTACAGCTTCATGCGGGTGTAGGCGGTCATCAGCAGCTCGTTCGGGCCGACCACCACGGTGTCGCGCTGCGCGAACGGGCGCAGCAGGAGGTCGCGCAGGTCGCCGTACTGGTGGCGCTCGATGAAGCCGTTGTCCAGCATCCAGTAGTCGTTGTACATCTTGGACAGGTACTTGTTGCCGGTGTCGCAGACCAGCGTCACCACGCGCTTGGGCGTGCCCTGCTCGCGGCAGTACTTGAGCGTGGCGGCCAGCAGCGTGCCGGTGGAGGAGCCGCCGAGGATGCCCTCCTTGGCCAGCAGCTCGCGCGCGGTGAGGAAGCTTTCGCGGTCGGAGATGGCGTAGGCCTTCTTCACGCGCGAGAAGTCGCTGATGGTCGGCAGGAAGTCCTCGCCGATGCCTTCGACCATCCAGCTGGCGGACTTGTCCGAGAGCGTGCCCTCGTTGATGTACTGCGCCAGGATCGAGCCGACAGGGTCGGCCAGCACGATCTCGGTGTCCGGCGAATGTTCGGCGAAGAACTGCGACAGGCCGGTCATGGTGCCGGAGGAGCCGCAGCCGATCACCACCGCGTCGACGCGCCCGTCCATCTGCTCGAGGATTTCCGGCCCGGTGGTCTGGATGTGCGCGCGCGGGTTGTCCGGGTTGCCGAACTGGTTGATGAAGTAGGCGCCGGGCGTTTCGCGGGCGATCCGCTCGGCCATGTCCTGGTAGTACTCGGGGTGGCCCTTGGCCACGTCCGAGCGCGTCAGCACCACTTCGGCGCCCATCGCCTTGAGGTTGAAGATCTTCTCGCGGCTCATCTTGTCCGGCACCACCAGGATCAACCGGTAACCCTTGGCCTGCGCGACCAGCGCCAGCCCCAGGCCGGTGTTGCCGGCGGTGCCCTCGACCAGCGTGGCGCCGGGCTGGATCTTACCGGCGCGCTCGGCGCCCTCGATCATCGACAGGCCGATGCGGTCCTTGATCGAACCGCCCGGGTTGGCGCTTTCGAGCTTGAGGAACAGCTCGCACAACCCCGTATCGAGGCGCTGGGCCTTCACCATCGGGGTGTTCCCGATCAGTTCGAGCACGCTTTGGTGGACCGTCATGGCAACTCCGTCGAAAGGCGGCGCCCGCGGGCGCTGGACAAGCCCGGAATGATAACCGAGCCGCCCGTCACGGTTGCGTCCGGCAGCCTTTGCGCCACGCGCGGGCTTCAGAAACGACGCGGCCCCGGCGCTTCGCGATGAAGGGCCGGGGCCGTCAAGGAAAACGGTGGAATCAGTGGATCCGTGGGACTCGCGCATCCCACATGCGTTGCAGGCGTTCCTTGGCGTGGAGTTTTTCCTTCTTCATGCCGGCCAAGGTGACATCGTCGATGGGAAGCACGCCGATTTCGGCATCGTGCACCTTGCTTTTCAATTCGCGGTGATGCTGGAAGAGCCGGCGAAATTCGGCATCGGCCTTCATAAATGCTTCGACATCGTCACGCTGCTGGTTTTCGAACATGATCCGACCTCCTCGCGAGATGAGCGGGCGCGTGATCGGCACGCCCGCGGGCGGATGAAGCGCGCGCACCCACGTCCCGTACGCATGAACGCGAAACAGGAACAATCGTTCGGGGAAAATGGGCGCATGTTTCAGGTCAGTGAGCCATGGAACGGGTGCGCCATGGCAGCCCTGACCCTACTCCCGCGCCCGGGGGCGTGCAAGCCACCGCGGGAGACCGCAAGGGCACGCGATCTCCACGGTTGAGCCCGCCTATGCGATGTATGGCCGCCTGCAGAGAGCGCCGTCGGGCGCGACCGGGGGACGGTCGCCCAAACGACGCTCCTGCAAGGCGTGACGGGCGCTCAGTGGCCCTTGGCGCCCTTGCTGGAACTCTTCTTCGGCGTGGGCTTTTCGGCAGGCGCGGGGGACTCGTCTCCCTGCATCTGCGAGCGCATGGCGCGCGCGGCCTGGGCGGCAGCTTCGGCCTCACGACGAGCTGCGCGGGCGACGCGGCTCTGCGCGGCGGCCAGCTTCTTGGCACGCTCGGCCTCCGCGCGCGCCTGCTCGGCGGCCTGCGAGGCCTCCATGCCCTGTTGCTGCAGGCGGGCGGCTTCTTCCTGCGCCATCTGGTACTGCATGCGCTGGCGCTCCAGTTCCATGCGCGCGGCTTCCGCCTCGCGGCGGCTGGCGTCCAGCAGGATCTGCGCGTGTTCGCGATCGAGCTGGTCGAGCTTTTCGCGGGCGTCCTGCAACTGCGCGGCAGCCTTGGCCAGGTCGACGCGACGTTCGGCTAGGTACAGCGCGTGCGGGCGCTCGCTGCGGCTGGACTGTTCCAGCCGGTCGATCGCGGCGTGGGCGAGCGCCTGCTCGGCCTGGGCATAAGTGCCCAGAGTGGGGTCGCTAGCCAGCTGGTTGAGGCTGGAGTTGAGGCGGTTGACGTCCATGTCGTCCTGGCGCGCCAGGGCCGGGCCGGCCAGCACAAGCAGGCCAATCAACGCGGTGGTGGCAAGGCGCTTCATCGCTGGCCTCCGTCGTTCGTCTGGG
Protein-coding regions in this window:
- a CDS encoding pyridoxal-phosphate dependent enzyme; protein product: MTVHQSVLELIGNTPMVKAQRLDTGLCELFLKLESANPGGSIKDRIGLSMIEGAERAGKIQPGATLVEGTAGNTGLGLALVAQAKGYRLILVVPDKMSREKIFNLKAMGAEVVLTRSDVAKGHPEYYQDMAERIARETPGAYFINQFGNPDNPRAHIQTTGPEILEQMDGRVDAVVIGCGSSGTMTGLSQFFAEHSPDTEIVLADPVGSILAQYINEGTLSDKSASWMVEGIGEDFLPTISDFSRVKKAYAISDRESFLTARELLAKEGILGGSSTGTLLAATLKYCREQGTPKRVVTLVCDTGNKYLSKMYNDYWMLDNGFIERHQYGDLRDLLLRPFAQRDTVVVGPNELLMTAYTRMKLYDVSQLPVMDGQKLVGILDESDVLMHVHANEVRFRDPVSTAMITSLTKLDVHSPIEALLPVFERGHVAIVVDGDQFLGLITRIDLLNYLRRKVH
- the glmS gene encoding glutamine--fructose-6-phosphate transaminase (isomerizing); translated protein: MCGIVAATAQRDVAPLLIAGLKALEYRGYDSAGLAVLEAGQVRRVRAKGKVREMEALYLADPLRGGTGIAHTRWATHGVPNEANAHPHMVGRVALVHNGIIENYADLRAELQARGHVFTSETDTEVMAALIEERIAGGMQLREAVLATVRSLEGAYAIAVISRDEPGHVVGARRGAPLLVGIGIGENFLGSDAQALIQVTNRMLYLDEDDVVEITRDSVQVYGLDGTPVERAVHQSELSTDAVERGDYRHYMQKEIHEQPRAVNDTLEARIGPHGVLPNIFGVGGDELLAKVKGIHIVACGTSYHAGLVAKYWIEEHARLPVNVEVASEYRYRDTVVPADTLFVAISQSGETADTLAAMRESRRRGYLATLAICNVPESSVVREADLKLMTRAGPEIGVASTKAFTTQLAALALLCLKLAEQRGLDKARYADLCAQLAHLPRAIEEALQLEPQIVELAALFVPLEHALFLGRGAQFPVALEGSLKLKEISYIHAEAYPAGELKHGPLALVDEAMPVVAVAPNGPLLDKLKSNLQEVRARGGRLIVFADGDAPMDAGNATGTTLRIDGGGDFIAPAVFTVPLQLLAYHVAVLRGTDVDQPRNLAKSVTVE
- a CDS encoding toll/interleukin-1 receptor domain-containing protein — protein: MNQVSAEGEYRYRAFISYSHRDRRWAEWLHRALETYRMPSRLVGQVTDAGIVPRRLAPIFRDREELASSHDLGHKVDLALAQSANLIVVCSPAAAASRWVGAEIRAFRRLGRNDRIFCLIVAGEPNAPAGQSAEECLSPALCGPMDGQTDAEQDEPIAADVRPGKDGKQAAKLKLVAGLLGLELDQLRRRELQRRNRRLAAVAALSTLVMLVTTLLAIDAMIARRTAERRQKQAEALIGFMLGDLNDKLAQVQRLDILEAVDDKAMAYFQSLPATDVTDDVLEQRAKALEKIGSVRLDQGRLAAATSAYRAAEPLARALAQAAPADRERQIAYARVQAFLGMSDWYQGHLEAAGRYFAAAQATLERLGAPARSDPRVLFELSTLDNDIGHVLEAAGHLDEAAVHYQRMLERCRLLAAHPSPRSEWLEHLGEAHNNLGKMALMRGDLLTAIDEYSADDAIETQLSQAHPQDNGQHQNMARVRAILARTLALAGRIEQADRDTGEALAVIEDIHRFDPSLTDARESLGLYSTQLARLRRMQGDTRSPRALLARATGTLEDLAHHDPSNTGWQQDLADARIERAAWLQATGRPDQARADAQAALAVLTPLLADQPDERALLLSTVRARLQLADLQTGKDAEGLRLSALQDLRGVESGAGDVRLLAAQVDALLALGHIDEARPLVQRLWSSGYREPALVRRLARADITFGPNPAFEQRLQDVLDRRALALAR
- a CDS encoding YdcH family protein, which produces MFENQQRDDVEAFMKADAEFRRLFQHHRELKSKVHDAEIGVLPIDDVTLAGMKKEKLHAKERLQRMWDARVPRIH